The Cupriavidus sp. EM10 genome includes a region encoding these proteins:
- a CDS encoding methyl-accepting chemotaxis protein translates to MNHWTIRTRILASFTFILLVMTLMSVAAYNRLSAIERETTVMRTDALPGLNYSAGMRGVWGEIYVLAWQTVTASDPAQRTRLLTQTEEATRRLDKLQTLYADSIQREEDRIRFRAFLDVRARYEQAAQPYLDPTRWRDTATAEAALRGSAHDIWADGRKALQGLVDDNAGVNDRAAAGIVDSVSAAKTSIEVALAIAVLAALVCGFLLLRAINGPMRSIVTLLGTMRGGDLRQRMTLNRRDEFQAVEAGFNQMAGELTSLVGQAQRSAIQVTTSVNEIAATARQQQATATETAATTTQIGATSREIAATSRDLVRTMNEVSHAAEQTAGLAGTGQVGLSRMESTMHHVMDAAGSVNARLATLNEKAGNINQVVTTIARVADQTNLLSLNAAIEAEKAGEYGRGFSVVATEIRRLADQTAVATYDIEQIVREIQTAVSAGVMGMDKFSEEVRRGMSEVTQVGDQLSQIIGQVQSLAPRVQMVNEGMQAQAGGAEQINQALMQLSEAAQQTVESLRQSSQAIDELTLVANELRSGVSRFKV, encoded by the coding sequence GTGAACCACTGGACCATCCGCACGCGCATCCTGGCTAGCTTTACCTTCATCCTGCTGGTCATGACGCTGATGAGCGTGGCAGCCTACAACCGCCTGTCCGCCATCGAGCGCGAAACCACGGTCATGCGCACCGATGCCCTGCCCGGCCTGAACTACAGCGCCGGCATGCGCGGCGTGTGGGGCGAGATCTACGTGCTGGCCTGGCAGACCGTGACGGCATCCGACCCGGCCCAGCGCACCCGGCTGCTGACGCAGACCGAAGAGGCCACGCGGCGGCTGGACAAGCTGCAGACGCTCTATGCCGATTCGATCCAGCGGGAAGAGGATCGCATCCGTTTCCGCGCGTTCCTCGATGTTCGCGCAAGATACGAGCAGGCCGCCCAGCCCTATCTGGACCCGACGCGCTGGCGCGACACCGCTACCGCCGAAGCCGCCCTGCGCGGCAGCGCCCATGACATCTGGGCCGATGGCCGCAAGGCGCTGCAAGGCCTGGTGGACGACAACGCCGGCGTCAACGACCGCGCCGCCGCCGGAATCGTCGATTCGGTCAGCGCCGCCAAGACCAGCATCGAGGTGGCGCTGGCCATTGCCGTGCTGGCCGCGCTGGTCTGCGGCTTCCTGCTGTTGCGTGCCATCAACGGCCCGATGCGGTCGATCGTGACGCTGCTCGGCACCATGCGCGGCGGCGACCTGCGCCAGCGCATGACGCTGAACCGCCGCGACGAATTCCAGGCCGTGGAGGCCGGCTTCAACCAGATGGCCGGCGAACTGACGTCGCTGGTCGGCCAGGCCCAGCGTTCGGCCATCCAGGTCACGACCTCGGTCAACGAGATTGCCGCCACGGCCCGCCAGCAGCAGGCCACCGCCACCGAAACGGCCGCCACGACCACGCAGATCGGCGCCACGTCGCGCGAGATCGCGGCCACCTCGCGCGACCTGGTCCGCACCATGAACGAGGTGTCGCACGCCGCCGAGCAGACCGCCGGCCTGGCCGGCACGGGCCAGGTAGGCCTGTCGCGCATGGAATCCACCATGCACCACGTGATGGATGCCGCCGGGTCGGTCAACGCCCGGCTGGCCACGCTTAACGAGAAGGCCGGCAATATCAACCAGGTGGTGACCACCATCGCCCGGGTGGCCGACCAGACCAACCTGCTGTCGCTGAACGCCGCCATCGAGGCCGAGAAGGCCGGCGAATACGGCCGTGGTTTCTCGGTGGTGGCCACCGAGATCCGCCGCCTGGCCGACCAGACGGCCGTCGCCACCTACGACATCGAGCAGATCGTGCGCGAGATCCAGACGGCCGTGTCGGCGGGCGTCATGGGCATGGACAAGTTTTCGGAGGAAGTGCGGCGCGGCATGTCCGAGGTGACGCAGGTGGGCGACCAGCTCTCGCAGATCATCGGCCAGGTGCAGTCGCTGGCGCCGCGCGTGCAGATGGTCAACGAGGGCATGCAGGCCCAGGCTGGCGGCGCCGAGCAGATCAACCAGGCGCTGATGCAGCTGTCCGAGGCGGCCCAGCAGACCGTGGAATCGCTGCGGCAGTCCAGCCAGGCCATCGACGAACTGACGCTGGTTGCCAACGAGCTGCGCAGCGGCGTGTCGCGTTTCAAGGTCTGA
- a CDS encoding chemotaxis protein CheW: MALFLLFRIGPDYYALDSAEVAEVLPLAAVKQIPGAPAWVSGLMTRRGQTVPVIDVTALATGVAAGERNSTRTVLVHYRRPRTGKGERDGATHLLGLRLEYATDTLRCDPASFVDSGIDPGPARYLGPVRQDARGLVQWVRVASLLPDAVHILLFPEANPA; encoded by the coding sequence ATGGCGCTCTTCCTGCTGTTTCGCATCGGCCCCGACTACTACGCGCTGGATAGCGCCGAGGTGGCCGAAGTCCTGCCGCTGGCCGCCGTCAAGCAGATTCCCGGCGCGCCCGCCTGGGTCAGCGGGCTGATGACGCGGCGCGGGCAGACCGTGCCCGTGATCGACGTGACCGCGCTGGCCACCGGCGTGGCGGCCGGCGAACGCAACAGCACGCGTACCGTGCTGGTCCATTACCGGCGTCCCAGGACGGGTAAGGGCGAGCGCGATGGCGCGACGCACCTGCTGGGGCTGCGGCTGGAATATGCCACCGACACCCTGCGCTGCGACCCGGCGTCGTTCGTCGATAGCGGCATCGATCCCGGCCCCGCGCGCTATCTCGGCCCGGTGCGGCAGGACGCCCGGGGCCTGGTGCAATGGGTCCGCGTGGCCAGCCTGCTGCCCGATGCGGTCCACATCCTGCTGTTTCCGGAGGCCAACCCCGCATGA
- a CDS encoding protein-glutamate O-methyltransferase CheR gives MTDLPHPPTQIEALLKERIGLDAAAIGPAVIARAVEERRLAVGARDPGAYWNLLHAVPDELQALIEAVVVPETWFFRHREALLALGRFAAHRAFGDGERLLRVLSLPCSTGEEPYSIAMALFDAGLPADRFRVDAVDVSARALERARAGLYGSNAFRGVPLDFRDRYFAPAPTGYHLSEKVRAQVRLLQGNLMSPGLLANEAPYDFVFCRNLLIYFDPATQQQAVQTLRRLTAAHGLIFVGPAEASLLTREGLSGAGVPLAFAFHPMPAATAPAAPAKRAWQPAVPLAPARPAPTTRATRMPAAGVTVNPARAANAANAAASTPLASISAMADRGELDAATAACQQYLADHGSSPDGWCLLGVLHDAAGRIADAHAAYRKAVYLDPGHEEALYHLAALLDSEGDASGAHRLRERAQRHARLSHG, from the coding sequence ATGACGGATCTGCCCCATCCTCCCACGCAGATCGAAGCCTTGCTCAAGGAGCGGATCGGCCTGGACGCCGCCGCGATCGGCCCGGCCGTGATCGCCCGGGCCGTCGAGGAACGCCGGCTGGCCGTGGGCGCCCGCGACCCCGGCGCCTACTGGAACCTGCTGCATGCGGTGCCCGACGAACTTCAGGCGCTGATCGAGGCCGTGGTGGTGCCCGAGACCTGGTTCTTCCGCCACCGCGAAGCCTTGCTGGCGCTGGGCCGCTTTGCCGCGCACCGCGCCTTCGGCGACGGCGAGCGCCTGCTGCGCGTGCTCAGCCTGCCGTGCTCGACCGGCGAGGAACCGTATTCCATCGCCATGGCGCTGTTCGACGCCGGGCTGCCGGCCGACCGCTTCCGCGTGGATGCGGTCGACGTCAGCGCCCGCGCGCTGGAACGCGCCCGCGCCGGCCTGTATGGCAGCAACGCGTTTCGCGGCGTGCCGCTCGATTTCCGCGACCGCTACTTCGCGCCCGCGCCCACCGGCTACCACTTGTCGGAAAAGGTCCGCGCCCAGGTGCGGCTGCTGCAGGGCAACCTGATGTCGCCGGGCCTGCTGGCCAACGAGGCGCCTTATGACTTCGTGTTCTGCCGCAACCTGCTGATCTATTTCGATCCGGCCACGCAGCAGCAGGCCGTGCAGACGCTGAGGCGGCTCACCGCCGCGCACGGGCTGATCTTCGTGGGCCCGGCCGAAGCCAGCCTGCTGACCCGCGAAGGGTTGAGCGGCGCCGGGGTGCCGCTGGCCTTCGCGTTTCATCCGATGCCGGCCGCGACGGCGCCTGCCGCGCCAGCCAAACGCGCCTGGCAGCCGGCCGTGCCGCTGGCACCGGCCCGCCCGGCGCCGACGACTCGCGCCACGCGAATGCCGGCCGCCGGCGTCACGGTCAATCCAGCCAGGGCCGCCAACGCGGCCAACGCGGCCGCCAGCACCCCGCTGGCATCGATCTCGGCCATGGCCGACCGGGGCGAGCTCGATGCCGCCACGGCGGCATGCCAGCAGTATCTGGCCGATCATGGATCATCGCCCGACGGCTGGTGCCTGCTGGGCGTGCTGCATGACGCGGCCGGCCGGATCGCCGACGCCCATGCCGCCTATCGCAAGGCGGTGTATCTTGACCCGGGCCACGAGGAAGCGCTCTATCATCTTGCCGCCTTGCTCGACAGCGAAGGCGATGCCTCGGGTGCCCACCGGCTGCGCGAGCGCGCCCAGCGTCATGCCCGACTGAGCCATGGCTGA
- a CDS encoding chemotaxis protein CheW, whose amino-acid sequence MADSIVQHASTTLPGLAAGTVYDCWRRIGTGGDRSCPKLKDCLRCRNCPVYAQAAVTVLDSLSAGSLWDSTTDNAIDEDTPSQDRVAGQSLLIFRVGDEWLALPTAALGEITAPVPVHSLPHRRHAALIGVAAVRGVLLTCVSLALLFGAPESAAQPATRCLILGQGRNAIALPVAEVAGVEQVPRHALLPLPATLTRASSRYTQALFEHGGRSVGLLDADLLRQALSRSLA is encoded by the coding sequence ATGGCTGATTCCATCGTCCAACACGCATCCACCACGCTGCCCGGCCTGGCCGCCGGCACCGTCTACGACTGCTGGCGCCGCATCGGCACCGGCGGCGACCGCTCCTGCCCGAAGCTGAAGGATTGCCTGCGCTGCCGCAACTGCCCGGTCTATGCGCAGGCGGCCGTGACCGTGCTCGATTCGCTTTCCGCCGGCAGCCTGTGGGACAGCACCACCGACAACGCCATCGATGAAGACACCCCCAGCCAGGATCGTGTCGCCGGCCAGTCGCTGCTGATCTTCCGCGTGGGCGACGAATGGCTGGCGCTGCCCACCGCCGCGCTGGGCGAGATCACCGCCCCGGTGCCCGTGCATTCGCTGCCGCACCGGCGCCACGCGGCGTTGATCGGCGTGGCCGCGGTACGCGGGGTGCTGCTGACCTGCGTGTCGCTGGCGCTGCTGTTCGGCGCGCCGGAAAGTGCGGCCCAGCCGGCTACGCGCTGCCTGATCCTGGGCCAGGGCCGCAATGCCATCGCGCTGCCGGTGGCAGAGGTGGCCGGCGTCGAGCAAGTGCCGCGCCACGCGCTGCTGCCCCTGCCGGCCACGCTGACGCGCGCATCGTCCCGCTACACGCAGGCACTGTTCGAACACGGCGGCCGCAGCGTGGGGCTGCTCGATGCCGACCTGCTGCGTCAGGCACTGTCGCGGAGCCTGGCATGA
- a CDS encoding hybrid sensor histidine kinase/response regulator, translating to MNPEQLRDASMLDLFALEADAQAEVLNAGLLALERDPTAASQLEACMRAAHSLKGAARIVGLDGGVRVAHVMEDCLVAAQRGGIVLAPAHIDALLQGTDLLQRIGHPPGGNLNWPELDGRAEIDAWIDRMNRLLDGDDAVPAPLPVHAGAESAAEPAAEPVFPPTPDIAHESSPAAAFGADAQERMLRVSADRLDRLLALAGEAMVESHWLRPFGGAMQQARRHQMRTLQALDGVQALLDTPEGSVPRMRAALAEVRQLLEEGHGQLSQRVDEFDQYDHRASRLSRRIYDTALSCRMRPLSDGMTGFSRMVRDLGRALGKHVHLVLSGEQTQVDRDILEQLDAPLAHLLRNAVDHGIELPEARRAAGKPEEGRITLMARHNAGRLVIEIFDDGAGVDLDALRAAIVRRGLAQAETAARLSQAEMLEFLLLPGFSLRETVSEVSGRGVGLDAVQDMVRAVRGSLKLSQQPGSGLHFHLELPLTLSVVRALLVEISGEAYAFPLGLVLRAVAVPRDAIEQTEQHQHFRHEGRPVGLVSAAQILQRPEPPREGDSTPVVVIGEQERVYGIAVDRLLGERMLVVQPLAQALGKIKDIAAGSMTDDGTPVLIFDVEDMLRSVEKLVSEGRIERVRHAGTDTVVARRKRVLVVDDSLTVRELERKLLAGRGYDVSVAVDGMDGWNVLRAEAFDLVITDVDMPRLDGIELVTRIRGDTRLAQLPVMIVSYKDREQDRERGMQAGADYYLAKGSFHDTALLDAVRDLIGEART from the coding sequence ATGAATCCCGAGCAATTGCGCGATGCCTCGATGCTTGACCTGTTCGCGCTCGAAGCCGACGCGCAGGCCGAAGTCCTGAACGCCGGCCTGCTGGCGCTGGAACGCGACCCGACGGCGGCCTCGCAGCTGGAAGCCTGCATGCGTGCCGCCCATTCGCTCAAGGGCGCGGCGCGGATCGTCGGGCTCGACGGCGGCGTGCGCGTGGCGCATGTGATGGAGGACTGCCTGGTGGCGGCCCAGCGCGGCGGCATCGTGCTGGCCCCCGCCCATATCGACGCCCTGCTGCAAGGCACCGACCTGCTCCAGCGCATCGGGCACCCGCCCGGCGGCAACCTGAACTGGCCCGAACTCGACGGCCGGGCCGAGATCGACGCCTGGATCGACAGGATGAACCGGCTGCTGGATGGCGACGATGCGGTACCCGCGCCGCTGCCGGTGCATGCCGGGGCCGAATCCGCTGCGGAACCGGCCGCCGAACCGGTTTTCCCGCCCACGCCTGATATCGCCCACGAATCTTCGCCCGCGGCCGCCTTCGGCGCCGACGCACAGGAGCGCATGCTGCGCGTCAGCGCCGACCGCCTGGATCGCCTGCTGGCGCTGGCCGGCGAAGCGATGGTCGAATCGCACTGGCTGCGGCCCTTCGGCGGCGCCATGCAGCAGGCACGCCGCCACCAGATGCGCACGCTGCAGGCACTCGATGGCGTGCAGGCGCTGCTGGACACGCCCGAGGGCTCGGTGCCGCGCATGCGCGCCGCGCTGGCCGAGGTGCGCCAGCTGCTGGAGGAAGGCCACGGCCAGCTGTCGCAGCGCGTGGACGAGTTCGACCAGTACGATCATCGCGCCAGCCGGCTGTCGCGCCGCATCTACGACACCGCGCTGTCGTGCCGCATGCGGCCGCTGTCGGACGGCATGACGGGGTTCTCGCGCATGGTGCGCGACCTGGGCCGCGCGCTGGGCAAGCATGTGCATCTGGTGCTGTCGGGCGAGCAGACGCAGGTCGACCGCGACATCCTGGAGCAACTGGATGCGCCGCTGGCCCACCTGCTGCGCAACGCGGTGGATCACGGCATCGAGCTTCCCGAGGCGCGCCGCGCCGCCGGCAAGCCCGAGGAAGGCCGCATCACGCTGATGGCGCGCCACAACGCGGGCCGCCTGGTGATCGAGATCTTCGACGATGGTGCGGGCGTGGACCTCGACGCCCTGCGCGCGGCCATCGTGCGCCGTGGGCTGGCCCAGGCCGAGACCGCCGCGCGGCTGTCGCAGGCGGAGATGCTGGAATTCCTGCTGCTGCCGGGCTTCAGCCTGCGCGAGACCGTGTCCGAAGTCTCCGGCCGGGGCGTCGGGCTGGACGCCGTGCAAGACATGGTCCGCGCCGTGCGCGGCAGCCTGAAGCTGTCGCAGCAACCCGGCAGCGGCCTGCACTTCCATCTGGAACTGCCGCTCACGCTGTCCGTCGTACGCGCGCTGCTGGTGGAAATCTCTGGCGAGGCCTATGCCTTCCCGCTCGGGCTGGTGCTTCGCGCCGTGGCCGTGCCGCGCGATGCCATCGAGCAGACCGAGCAGCACCAGCATTTCCGGCACGAAGGCCGGCCCGTGGGGCTGGTCAGCGCCGCGCAGATCCTGCAGCGGCCGGAGCCGCCGCGCGAAGGCGACTCCACGCCCGTGGTGGTGATCGGCGAACAGGAACGCGTCTACGGCATTGCGGTGGATCGCCTGCTGGGCGAGCGCATGCTGGTGGTGCAGCCGCTGGCGCAGGCGCTGGGCAAGATCAAGGACATCGCCGCCGGCAGCATGACCGACGACGGCACGCCAGTGCTGATCTTCGACGTCGAGGACATGCTGCGCTCCGTGGAAAAGCTGGTCTCCGAAGGCCGGATCGAGCGCGTGCGCCACGCGGGCACCGATACGGTCGTGGCGCGCCGCAAGCGCGTGCTGGTAGTCGACGACTCGCTGACCGTGCGCGAACTGGAGCGCAAGCTGCTGGCCGGGCGCGGCTACGACGTGAGCGTGGCCGTGGACGGCATGGACGGCTGGAACGTGCTGCGCGCCGAGGCATTCGACCTGGTGATCACCGACGTCGACATGCCGCGCCTGGACGGCATCGAGCTGGTGACGCGCATCCGGGGCGACACGCGGCTGGCGCAGCTGCCGGTGATGATCGTGTCGTACAAGGACCGCGAGCAGGACCGCGAACGCGGCATGCAGGCCGGTGCGGATTACTATCTGGCAAAGGGCAGTTTCCATGACACCGCACTGCTGGACGCCGTGCGGGACCTGATCGGCGAGGCACGCACATGA
- a CDS encoding chemotaxis response regulator protein-glutamate methylesterase, which produces MKIGIVNDSALAVAALRRALALDTALEIIWVAGNGEQGVQMAASQTPDLILMDLLMPVMDGVEATRRIMAATPCAIVVVTMDLGRNANQVFDAMGHGAIDAVDTPTLTQSDATLAAGPLLRKIRNIGRLVAGRAQAPQPVAAASSAPAAPRLVAIGASAGGPAALAALLGALPAGFGAAVVAVQHVDEAFAQGMAEWLDAQSPLKVRIARAGETPQAGTVLLAGTNDHLRLVAGTRMAYTPEPGDYLYRPSIDVFFESVVEHWRGDAVGVLLTGMGRDGAQGLKAMRERGFLTIAQDQATSAVYGMPKAAATLGAASEILPLPRIAPRLLRAFGGQETTRNKG; this is translated from the coding sequence ATGAAGATCGGTATCGTCAATGACTCCGCACTGGCCGTGGCCGCGCTGCGCCGCGCGCTGGCACTGGACACCGCGCTGGAAATCATCTGGGTCGCCGGCAACGGCGAACAGGGCGTGCAGATGGCCGCCAGCCAGACGCCCGACCTGATCCTGATGGACCTGCTGATGCCGGTGATGGACGGCGTGGAGGCCACGCGGCGCATCATGGCCGCCACGCCGTGCGCGATCGTGGTGGTGACGATGGACCTGGGCCGCAACGCCAACCAGGTGTTCGATGCCATGGGGCATGGCGCGATCGATGCCGTCGACACGCCGACGCTGACCCAGTCCGATGCCACGCTGGCCGCTGGGCCGCTGCTGCGCAAGATCCGCAATATCGGCCGGCTGGTGGCGGGCCGCGCGCAGGCGCCGCAACCGGTTGCCGCAGCGTCGTCGGCGCCGGCCGCGCCCCGGCTGGTGGCGATTGGCGCCTCGGCCGGCGGCCCGGCGGCGCTGGCCGCGCTGCTGGGCGCCCTGCCCGCCGGTTTCGGCGCGGCGGTGGTGGCCGTGCAGCACGTGGACGAGGCCTTTGCGCAGGGCATGGCCGAATGGCTCGACGCGCAAAGCCCGCTGAAGGTGCGCATCGCGCGCGCCGGCGAAACACCGCAGGCCGGCACCGTGCTGCTGGCCGGCACCAACGATCATCTGCGGCTGGTTGCCGGCACGCGGATGGCCTATACGCCCGAACCGGGCGACTACCTGTACCGACCGTCGATCGACGTGTTCTTCGAAAGCGTGGTGGAGCACTGGCGCGGCGACGCCGTGGGCGTGCTGCTGACCGGCATGGGCCGCGATGGCGCGCAGGGCCTGAAGGCGATGCGCGAGCGTGGCTTCCTGACCATCGCACAGGACCAGGCCACCAGTGCGGTCTACGGCATGCCGAAGGCCGCCGCCACGCTGGGCGCGGCCAGCGAGATCCTGCCGCTGCCACGCATCGCGCCCCGGCTGCTCCGGGCCTTCGGCGGACAGGAGACAACAAGAAACAAGGGGTAA
- a CDS encoding PleD family two-component system response regulator: protein MSRLGNPADPSASGNEYLAMVLLVDDQAIIGEAIRRALAGETDIDFHYCANPEEAVAVAERTQPTVILQDLVMPGTDGLTLVRRYRENPGTRDIPIIVLSTKEEPTMKSAAFAAGANDYLVKLPDTIELVARIRYHSRSYLNLLQRDEAYRALRQSQQQLLETNLELQRLTNSDGLTGLSNRRYFDEYLGAEWKRAQREQTQLALLMIDVDAFKAYNDTYGHVAGDEVLRRVATVIRENCARPADLPARFGGEEFSMILPATSPGGARLLAEKVRRSIETLRIDHAGSPTSGFVTVSIGGAVIVPGADGNFSRLVEAADTGLYQAKRNGRNQVVMA from the coding sequence ATGTCCAGACTAGGGAATCCGGCCGATCCTTCGGCTTCCGGGAACGAATACCTGGCCATGGTGCTGCTGGTCGACGACCAGGCCATCATTGGCGAAGCGATCCGCCGCGCGCTGGCCGGCGAGACCGATATCGACTTCCACTATTGCGCCAATCCAGAGGAAGCGGTGGCCGTGGCCGAGCGCACGCAGCCGACCGTGATCCTGCAGGACCTGGTCATGCCCGGCACCGACGGCCTGACCCTGGTGCGCCGGTACCGCGAGAACCCCGGCACGCGCGACATCCCGATCATCGTGCTGTCGACCAAGGAAGAGCCGACCATGAAGAGTGCGGCGTTTGCCGCCGGCGCCAACGACTACCTGGTCAAGCTGCCGGACACGATCGAGCTGGTGGCGCGCATCCGCTATCACTCGCGCTCGTACCTGAACCTGCTGCAGCGCGACGAAGCCTACCGCGCGCTGCGCCAGAGCCAGCAGCAGTTGCTGGAGACCAACCTGGAGCTGCAGCGGCTGACCAATTCCGACGGCCTGACCGGGCTGTCGAACCGGCGCTATTTCGACGAATACCTGGGCGCCGAATGGAAGCGCGCCCAGCGCGAGCAGACCCAGCTGGCGCTGCTGATGATCGACGTCGACGCATTCAAGGCCTACAACGACACCTACGGCCATGTCGCCGGCGACGAAGTGCTGCGCCGCGTGGCCACCGTGATCCGCGAGAACTGCGCCCGGCCGGCGGACCTGCCGGCACGCTTCGGTGGCGAGGAGTTCTCGATGATCCTGCCCGCCACGTCGCCCGGCGGCGCGCGACTGCTGGCCGAGAAGGTGCGCCGCTCGATCGAGACGCTGCGCATCGACCATGCCGGATCGCCCACCAGCGGATTCGTCACGGTCAGCATCGGCGGCGCGGTAATCGTGCCGGGCGCCGACGGCAACTTCAGCCGGCTGGTCGAAGCGGCCGATACCGGTCTGTACCAGGCCAAGCGCAACGGCCGCAACCAGGTGGTGATGGCGTAG
- a CDS encoding catalase, translating into MVSNAGKTLTTNQGLQIPEDDDSLKLGLRGPTLLEDFHLREKITHFDHERIPERVVHARGAAAHGYFELTESIEDYTTAELFTRVGERTPVFVRFSTVAGSRGSADLARDVRGFATKFYTRQGNFDLVGNNMPVFFIQDGIKFPDFVHAVKPEPHNEIPQAASAHDTFWDFVSLQPESMHMVLWTMSGRAIPRSFRTMEGFGVHTFRLINARGEATLVKYHWKPVGGAHSLVWDEALKINGKDPDFHRRDLWESIEMGQYPEYEFGVQLVPETEMLKLGFDLQDPTKIIPEELVPVKRIGRMVLDRNPDNFFAETEQVAFHPGHLLPGMDFTNDPLLHARLFSYIDTQITRLGGPNFHELPINRPLCPVHNNQRDGFMRQTIVQGKESYQPNSVSGGCPFLAGDKDAYRHYPAPAEDGAVKARVRSNTFADHFSQANLFWRSQSDVEKQQIIDAYSFELSKVQDPAIRSRVVGQIVHIAQELADGVAGQLGIPVEPVGPAVQINDYGVQTSPALSLDAQPKGDITGRKIAVLVHDGVDDAAIQSLQALAQGMRANAKIVGPRATSVTTAGGVALPVDYALASVGSVLFDAVYVPDCKNPPADPDPRALLFISEAYKHFKAVGAGGSGALLVAEAARRAGIQGGFAGPGLVIGKSEDAKTHQAFLDAVGEHRWWQRPDALKIPV; encoded by the coding sequence GTGGTATCGAACGCCGGCAAGACGCTGACGACCAACCAGGGCCTGCAGATCCCCGAGGACGACGACTCGCTGAAGCTGGGCCTGCGCGGGCCGACGCTGCTGGAAGATTTCCATCTGCGTGAAAAGATTACGCACTTCGACCATGAACGGATTCCCGAGCGGGTGGTGCATGCGCGCGGCGCCGCGGCGCACGGCTACTTCGAGCTGACCGAGTCGATCGAGGACTACACGACCGCCGAGCTCTTCACTCGGGTGGGCGAACGGACGCCGGTCTTCGTGCGCTTTTCGACGGTGGCGGGCTCGCGCGGCTCGGCGGACCTGGCGCGCGACGTGCGCGGCTTCGCCACCAAGTTCTACACGCGCCAGGGCAACTTCGACCTGGTGGGCAACAACATGCCCGTGTTCTTCATCCAGGACGGCATCAAGTTTCCGGACTTCGTGCACGCGGTAAAGCCGGAGCCGCACAACGAGATCCCGCAGGCGGCGTCGGCCCACGACACGTTCTGGGATTTCGTCTCGCTGCAGCCCGAATCGATGCATATGGTGCTGTGGACGATGTCGGGCCGCGCCATTCCGCGCAGCTTCCGGACGATGGAGGGCTTCGGCGTCCACACGTTCCGGCTGATCAATGCCCGGGGCGAGGCAACGCTGGTCAAATACCACTGGAAGCCCGTCGGCGGCGCCCATTCGCTGGTCTGGGACGAGGCGCTCAAGATCAACGGCAAGGACCCCGACTTCCACCGCCGCGACCTGTGGGAGTCGATCGAGATGGGCCAGTACCCCGAGTACGAATTCGGCGTGCAGCTGGTGCCCGAGACCGAGATGCTGAAGCTCGGCTTCGACCTGCAGGACCCGACCAAGATCATCCCCGAGGAACTGGTGCCCGTGAAGCGTATCGGGCGCATGGTGCTGGACCGCAACCCGGACAACTTCTTTGCCGAGACCGAGCAGGTGGCGTTCCACCCGGGGCACCTCCTGCCGGGGATGGACTTCACCAACGACCCACTGCTGCACGCGCGCCTGTTCTCGTATATCGACACGCAGATCACGCGACTGGGCGGCCCGAACTTCCACGAACTGCCGATCAACCGCCCGCTGTGCCCGGTGCACAACAACCAACGCGACGGCTTTATGCGGCAGACGATCGTGCAGGGCAAGGAAAGCTACCAGCCCAACTCGGTCAGCGGCGGCTGCCCGTTCCTGGCCGGCGACAAGGACGCCTATCGCCACTATCCGGCGCCGGCCGAGGACGGCGCGGTCAAGGCGCGCGTGCGCAGCAACACGTTTGCGGATCACTTCTCGCAGGCCAACCTGTTCTGGCGCAGCCAGTCCGATGTCGAGAAGCAGCAGATCATCGACGCGTACAGCTTTGAGCTGTCGAAGGTGCAGGACCCGGCCATCCGCTCGCGCGTGGTGGGGCAGATCGTGCATATCGCGCAGGAGCTGGCCGATGGGGTGGCCGGGCAGCTTGGCATTCCGGTGGAGCCAGTCGGGCCAGCGGTGCAGATCAACGACTACGGCGTGCAGACATCGCCTGCGCTAAGCCTGGATGCCCAGCCCAAGGGCGACATCACGGGCCGCAAGATCGCGGTGCTGGTCCATGACGGCGTGGACGACGCGGCGATCCAGTCGCTGCAGGCGCTGGCCCAGGGGATGCGCGCCAATGCGAAGATCGTCGGCCCGCGCGCGACCAGCGTCACCACCGCAGGCGGTGTGGCGCTGCCCGTGGACTATGCGCTGGCGTCGGTCGGCTCGGTGCTGTTCGATGCGGTCTACGTGCCCGATTGCAAGAATCCGCCCGCCGACCCCGACCCGAGGGCGCTGCTGTTCATCAGCGAGGCCTACAAGCACTTCAAGGCGGTGGGGGCCGGCGGCAGCGGCGCGCTGCTGGTGGCCGAGGCCGCGCGTCGTGCTGGCATCCAGGGCGGCTTCGCGGGGCCGGGCCTGGTGATCGGCAAGAGCGAGGATGCCAAGACGCACCAGGCCTTCCTTGACGCCGTGGGCGAGCATCGCTGGTGGCAACGGCCGGACGCGCTGAAGATTCCGGTGTAA